One genomic region from Vibrio cyclitrophicus encodes:
- a CDS encoding FAD-dependent 2-octaprenylphenol hydroxylase, producing MMQSVDIAIVGGGMVGLALAAALKDSDLRIAVIEGKAPSEGLSELPDVRVSALSRSSELILRNLGAWQGIEQRRAAPYQAMEVWEQDSFARIEFDSTRLAQPNLGHIVENRVIQLALLEQVKKQDNVSLYMPAICKTMAIGESEAWLTLDNGQALTAKLVVGADGANSWVRKQQDIPLTHWDYGHSAIVANIKTTEPHHSVARQIFTPQGPLAFLPMQPSHMSSIVWSTDPNRAEKLVSMSDADFNKQLTAEFDSKLGLCEVVGDRFAFPLRMRYARDFAVERVALVGDAAHTIHPLAGQGVNLGLLDAASLAQELLTLWGAGEDIGTKRNLRGYERWRKAEAAKMIASMQGFKDLFEGDNPAKKLIRGIGMKLAGQLPGAKDEIMKRALGLSGNLPDLAKRPVSQR from the coding sequence ATGATGCAAAGTGTTGATATCGCCATTGTTGGCGGTGGCATGGTTGGTTTAGCACTCGCTGCAGCACTGAAAGACAGTGACTTAAGAATTGCTGTTATTGAAGGCAAGGCACCTAGCGAAGGGCTTAGTGAATTACCTGATGTTCGAGTTTCGGCTCTGAGTCGTTCGAGCGAATTGATTCTTCGTAATTTAGGCGCATGGCAAGGCATTGAACAAAGGCGCGCTGCACCTTACCAAGCGATGGAAGTATGGGAACAAGACAGCTTTGCTCGCATTGAGTTTGACTCAACGCGCTTGGCTCAGCCTAATCTTGGCCACATTGTTGAAAACCGTGTGATCCAATTAGCTTTGCTTGAGCAGGTTAAGAAGCAAGACAACGTTAGCCTATACATGCCTGCAATCTGCAAAACGATGGCGATTGGTGAAAGCGAAGCATGGTTAACATTAGATAATGGACAAGCACTGACAGCCAAGTTGGTCGTTGGAGCGGACGGCGCAAATTCTTGGGTTCGTAAGCAGCAAGACATCCCTCTGACACATTGGGATTACGGCCACAGTGCGATTGTCGCGAATATCAAGACCACAGAGCCGCATCACAGCGTTGCTCGTCAGATATTCACACCACAAGGGCCTTTGGCATTCCTACCAATGCAGCCAAGCCATATGAGTTCGATTGTTTGGTCAACGGATCCTAATCGTGCAGAGAAGCTTGTATCAATGTCAGATGCTGATTTTAACAAGCAACTGACTGCTGAATTTGACTCAAAACTTGGCTTATGCGAAGTGGTTGGTGATCGTTTTGCCTTCCCTCTGCGCATGCGTTATGCACGTGACTTTGCTGTAGAGCGTGTTGCTTTGGTGGGTGATGCTGCTCATACGATTCACCCGTTAGCAGGGCAAGGCGTGAACCTTGGCCTATTAGACGCAGCAAGCTTAGCGCAAGAGCTATTAACGTTATGGGGTGCTGGTGAGGATATTGGTACCAAGCGCAATCTTCGTGGTTATGAGCGCTGGAGAAAAGCAGAGGCGGCGAAAATGATTGCTTCAATGCAGGGCTTTAAAGATCTGTTTGAAGGCGATAATCCAGCCAAGAAGTTGATTCGTGGCATCGGTATGAAGCTAGCGGGTCAACTGCCTGGCGCGAAAGATGAAATCATGAAGCGGGCACTTGGCTTATCAGGTAATCTTCCTGATTTAGCCAAACGTCCCGTATCGCAACGATAG
- a CDS encoding DUF1107 domain-containing protein, whose product MRLFKRYTPGMIAKHVSRLFKGRIYIYGVGKFEFDNGKLVLPDRAEKRHFQTVKEINSEIMKLRCAYA is encoded by the coding sequence ATGAGACTGTTTAAGCGCTATACACCGGGTATGATTGCTAAACATGTAAGTCGACTTTTCAAAGGACGAATCTACATTTACGGCGTAGGAAAATTTGAGTTTGATAACGGTAAACTAGTGCTGCCAGATCGAGCAGAAAAACGTCACTTTCAAACTGTGAAAGAGATAAATAGTGAAATTATGAAACTGCGCTGCGCATACGCATGA
- a CDS encoding aminoacyl-tRNA deacylase — translation METLITQWLDQQQVDYRLLMQSKPTTSIEETAQERSIDASQMVKCILLKDMGNQYALACIAGDRSIDPKKVRSVLNCRRMTCVSLKDVEAITGFKAGCVGPIALKRHMPIIFDPSIQKNSTVTISSGDRMAGVALNPNDLMALCAPTVADISR, via the coding sequence GTGGAAACACTGATAACACAATGGTTAGATCAACAGCAGGTGGACTATCGCCTGCTGATGCAAAGCAAACCAACCACCAGCATTGAAGAGACAGCGCAAGAACGAAGCATCGATGCCTCTCAAATGGTCAAGTGCATCCTGCTCAAGGATATGGGAAACCAGTATGCGTTAGCTTGTATTGCTGGTGATCGCTCTATCGACCCGAAGAAAGTACGCTCGGTACTGAATTGCCGTCGAATGACCTGCGTATCACTGAAAGATGTTGAAGCCATCACCGGCTTTAAAGCTGGATGTGTCGGGCCGATTGCTCTGAAGAGACACATGCCGATCATTTTTGATCCTTCCATTCAAAAAAACTCGACCGTTACTATTAGCTCCGGTGACCGAATGGCTGGAGTTGCGCTGAATCCCAATGATCTAATGGCACTTTGTGCACCAACCGTTGCAGACATCAGTCGATGA
- the ygfZ gene encoding tRNA-modifying protein YgfZ: MDWKNTFQPLAHTQNESLPELMMTHVSDWSAITMIGDDKKSYLQGQVTCDVVTLPNDESTLGAHCDAKGKVWSIFRLFHHNGGYALMQPKSAIEVELVEIKKYAVFSKVDIEQTSDVVIGVMGASANQYIDSISESQGNVRAISGGTAVLVSDNRWALLVTEEAAEALVSNSAAEKVSEALWQYHEILDAQPNLSKAEQNEHIPQALNLQAIGGISFSKGCYTGQETVARAKYRGMNKREMRIVSGTTSDVLSLENTIELERSVGENWRGAGRLLNVYQFADNYAIGLMVLPNNLDDDVQLRLTAQPDQVWNILPLPYSLDEE; encoded by the coding sequence ATGGATTGGAAAAACACATTTCAGCCGCTCGCTCATACGCAAAATGAATCGCTTCCAGAACTGATGATGACACACGTGTCGGATTGGAGCGCAATTACCATGATAGGCGATGACAAAAAATCATACCTACAAGGTCAAGTTACATGCGATGTCGTCACTCTTCCTAATGATGAATCTACATTAGGTGCACATTGTGATGCGAAAGGGAAGGTATGGAGTATCTTTCGTTTGTTCCACCACAACGGTGGCTACGCACTCATGCAGCCTAAATCTGCGATTGAAGTAGAGCTCGTTGAAATCAAAAAGTACGCGGTGTTCTCTAAGGTCGATATCGAGCAAACGTCTGACGTTGTTATCGGTGTGATGGGTGCGTCTGCTAATCAATACATTGATTCCATTTCAGAAAGCCAAGGTAATGTACGTGCTATCTCTGGTGGTACGGCTGTTCTAGTATCAGATAACCGCTGGGCTCTACTTGTTACAGAAGAAGCCGCTGAAGCCTTGGTATCAAACAGCGCTGCGGAGAAAGTATCAGAAGCGCTATGGCAGTATCATGAAATTCTTGATGCTCAGCCTAACCTATCGAAAGCAGAGCAAAACGAACACATTCCTCAAGCACTTAACCTGCAAGCGATTGGCGGTATCAGCTTTTCAAAAGGCTGCTACACAGGTCAAGAAACGGTTGCTCGTGCTAAGTATCGTGGCATGAACAAGCGTGAAATGCGTATTGTTTCAGGAACGACTTCAGATGTACTGTCTCTTGAGAATACGATTGAACTAGAACGCAGTGTGGGTGAAAACTGGCGTGGTGCAGGTCGACTATTAAACGTGTATCAATTTGCTGATAACTACGCGATTGGTTTGATGGTGCTACCAAACAACCTTGATGACGATGTTCAGCTTCGATTGACAGCACAACCTGACCAAGTGTGGAACATTCTGCCACTGCCTTACAGCCTTGACGAAGAGTGA
- a CDS encoding FAD assembly factor SdhE: MYTAEQKARIKWGCRRGMLELDVVIMPFFEECFDSLQEQEQREFVSLLECDDPDLFTWVMGHGRSENLGHASMVDKIVAHNLSKVR; the protein is encoded by the coding sequence ATGTACACTGCAGAGCAGAAAGCACGAATTAAATGGGGTTGCCGTCGTGGCATGTTAGAACTTGATGTTGTCATCATGCCATTTTTTGAAGAGTGTTTTGATTCATTGCAAGAGCAGGAACAGCGTGAGTTTGTTTCTCTACTTGAGTGTGATGACCCAGATTTGTTTACTTGGGTGATGGGACACGGACGCAGTGAAAACCTAGGCCATGCATCAATGGTTGATAAAATTGTCGCACACAACCTCAGCAAGGTTCGTTAA
- a CDS encoding protein YgfX, whose translation MHQWLIKLSHTTSARFVKLQLNPSYFALFAKGTIFGCLLFFIVLSSIPLVVALYCLSLIFSLFRSDHVILNTAHGYFDYKEDGEIRLNDQSYKLKSVDKTWAQFFVKLKFECGHSVLLWRDSCCEREYRHFLTNLQRPHEVNENTR comes from the coding sequence ATGCATCAATGGTTGATAAAATTGTCGCACACAACCTCAGCAAGGTTCGTTAAGCTTCAGCTTAACCCTTCGTATTTCGCATTATTTGCAAAAGGCACTATTTTTGGGTGCCTTTTGTTTTTCATTGTCCTATCTTCTATTCCGCTCGTTGTCGCTCTCTATTGTTTATCTCTAATTTTCAGCTTGTTTAGATCCGATCATGTGATCCTTAATACCGCACATGGATACTTTGATTACAAAGAAGATGGTGAGATTCGCCTGAATGATCAATCCTACAAATTAAAGTCAGTCGATAAGACCTGGGCACAGTTTTTCGTTAAGTTAAAATTCGAATGTGGGCACTCGGTACTGCTTTGGCGTGATAGCTGTTGCGAACGTGAATATCGCCATTTTCTGACGAACTTACAACGACCGCATGAGGTTAATGAGAACACTCGATAA